The Micromonospora sp. NBC_00421 DNA window GCAGCTTGGTGACCGTGAAGCTGGCCACCGGCACCAGCCCGACCGCGTCGGCCCACGCCTTCGGGCCGCCGAACTCGTCGGTCAGGTCGACGGCGGCGCGTGCCGAGCGGGTGTCGTTCCAGAGAATGGCGGGACGCAGCACCTCGCCGGCATCGTCGAGGCAGACCATGCCCTGCTGCTGTCCGCCGACGCCGATCGCGGCCACACCGTCCAGAAGACCGGCGCTGGCCTGCTCGTACGCGGCCCACCACAACCGTGGCTCGATCTCGGTGCCATCGGGGTGCGGGGCGCGGCCCGCGCGGAGCACCTCGCCGGTCTCCGCGTCGCAGACCACGACCTTGGTCGACTGGGTCGACGAATCGACCCCGGCAACGAGGGTCCTCGCGCCACCCATGGCGATGCCTCCGTAGCTCGGTGGGACCCGAGCCTACGTCCAGCGACCGGATTTGTTCAATGGACTTACAAAATTCGACGTCGTGGCAGCGGTGCCGTGGCCTCACCCGGCCCCACGGGTTACGGGTGCGAGCGCGCCTCGTCGCGCCGACGACCCCGCGCTCCACCCCCTGACTCGCCCGACGAGCGGTCAGCTCACTCAGCGCCCATGGTGATGCGCAGGAACTCCTCTGCGACGGCCATCGGCGTCTGGGTAGCCACCTGCCGGGGTGCCTGCTGCGACGCCTGATGGTATGCATCCCGGTCCGCCAGCAGATCCGCCGTCGCACGCCAGAGCCGGGCGGGCCCGCTGTCCAAGTCGATCATCTCAAGAGCCGTGCCGGTAAGCGCGGGAAGATGTCCGAAGCCGCCGACCACATTCAAACTCACGATCCGTCCGGCCTCGCCGACCAGCACAGGAAGATGCCCGAAGCCGTAACCGACGACCGGCGTACCCATCGACAGCGCCTCGGCCGCAACGTTGCAGAACGTCTCGGGACTAGTAGACGGCACGAGCACTACCGATGCGCCCCCGAGAAACGGCTGCGCGTCGGTCCAGGAAATGGCAGGCAGGATCTCGACGCCCGGCAGCTTCGCGGCCAGCTGCCGGCACTCCGCAATCATGTCGCGCTGCATGCCGGGCCACAACTCGAAAGCCGCCTCGCCGAGCACGATCTCCACCTGCCGGCCGAAACCCTCCGGATATGCCTTCAACAGGTCCGCCACTCCCTTGGACGGGTCGGCTCGAGCGAGGATCCGAACCGGCCCAGTCTGTCGCAGCTGCTCACGCACGGCATGGTCGGGAGGGTCGCCCGGGCACAACAGCGCGTTGGGCAGGGAGTGCCAGCCGGCGGAGTCGAGACCGGCCCGCGCGGCCTCGTCGATCAGAAAATCGCTGATGGAGATCACGGCGTCGGGCTTGAGCGCCAGACTCTTCGCCATCGGTTCGTCGACGCGTAGGAAGTAGACCATCAGCGCCGTACGGACTCCGGTCGGCGCCGCACCGAGATATCCGAGGCCCACACCAGCATCGGTCCAGCAGGCGACATCGATCTCGTGTTCGGCCATTAGGCTCAGGACCTCCTGCCGGAGCGGATCCGGGTCGTCCGGCATGACGTTCACGTCGTCGAACACGACCGGGCGCGACAGGGTCAAAGTCTCCAGGCGCACTGTGTCCGGCCCGTCCGCGGCGGTCGGCGGACCGGCGGCGATGATGATCGCGCGGTGGCCGAGTTCGCGCAGACCGTCGGCGAGTGACGCAATCCCGCGCTCCACGCCAGCGGGCTCGTCCGGATTGTGCGTCAACAGGACCAAGGCTACATTCATGGGTTCTCCTCGTAGCAGGAACTAAGGGTCCGGCCTCGTGACGTCATCGTCGCCGCCGGTCGCTGGGCGGCGCATCACGGGCTCTGACCGAGAGATCAGCGACGCACCTCCGATAGGACGGCGCTGATAGCGGCACGGAAGTCGCGCCATACCGGCGGGCCGAGTCTCGGTCGGAGTTGGGGCAACACTTCGGGGGCGGCCGAGATGTGGGTGGCTACGGCCGACGGCCATGATGGTCGGGACCTGACGGAAAACATCGCTGTTTCGAGGATGGTGTGCGGCTGTGGACAGAGTTCTGGTCACCGGTGGCGCGGGGTTCATCGGTTCGCATTTCGTTCGGCGCCTACTACGCGACGAGAACATCTCCCGCGTGACCGTGCTGGATGCGCTGACCTACGCCGGCACCGTCTACAACCTGGACGGTGTTCTGAACCATCCGCGGCTATCGTTCATCGAGGGGGACATCCTGGACGGCACCGTGGTCGCTGACCTGGTCGCAACCCACGACGCTGTCGTCCACCTCGCCGCCGAGTCACATGTCGACCGGTCATTCGAGACAACGGAGAAGTTCGTCGCAACCAACGTGCAGGGCACCCGTATGCTGCT harbors:
- a CDS encoding glycosyltransferase family 4 protein, whose protein sequence is MNVALVLLTHNPDEPAGVERGIASLADGLRELGHRAIIIAAGPPTAADGPDTVRLETLTLSRPVVFDDVNVMPDDPDPLRQEVLSLMAEHEIDVACWTDAGVGLGYLGAAPTGVRTALMVYFLRVDEPMAKSLALKPDAVISISDFLIDEAARAGLDSAGWHSLPNALLCPGDPPDHAVREQLRQTGPVRILARADPSKGVADLLKAYPEGFGRQVEIVLGEAAFELWPGMQRDMIAECRQLAAKLPGVEILPAISWTDAQPFLGGASVVLVPSTSPETFCNVAAEALSMGTPVVGYGFGHLPVLVGEAGRIVSLNVVGGFGHLPALTGTALEMIDLDSGPARLWRATADLLADRDAYHQASQQAPRQVATQTPMAVAEEFLRITMGAE